In Chryseobacterium sp. C-71, the genomic window ATTTGTTATTTATTATTGATTGACACTCCAAAATAATATCCTTACCACCGTCTTTTGAAGATGGAGTTAACTTTGTTTTGAAGCCTATTCCCTCAAAAATTTCTGCCATTACTCTTTCCAAGTCTCTCCATTCTATTTCATCAAGCGTTCTAGGATTTTTACTTATTAATTCAATTATTTTTTTACTTGCGGTAGTAATTATTTTAATGACTTCTGACTCATCATAATTAGCTTCAATTTTAGATACCCAACTTTTTAAAGAATTGATATCCATTAATTCTATTGCAACTGGGTCAATTTGTTCAGCAATTTCAAAAGCATTTTTTGTAAATGATGAACTTGATAATAGTATGACCTTATCAAAACTGCTAATAATTGCACTACCAATAAGAGATCGAACTTCCTTCGATCCTACTAAGCTTTTATAATGTTTATATTCTATTCCAAGTTTTTCATCGCCTCTAATTCCAACAAAGTCAACACCATTATAATCTCTTCTTTGATCGTTATGCAGTATTTCATAACCTTGAGAACTTAAAAGAGGTTTTAAGATATTGATTAATGCATTTTCCGCCTCTATAGGAGTATAGATAGATTTTTTTTCTTCAAAGTCTATGATGTCAGATATGATTTTTTCTTTAATATTATTTTGCATATTAAAATATTATTTCAAATGTAATGAATATCTATATCTTTGAAAAAGAGTTTTATTTTAATCCATATTTTCAACACCACCCAAAAATAAAATTCCCCTCAAATTTGCCCACCCAATTTTTTAAAAGTAATTTTGTACGAATCTAAAATAAAAGTAAAATATGTCAACTTACGTAGTTGTAGGTCTTCAGTATGGAGATGAAGGTAAAGGAAAGATCACTGATGTTTTATCGGCAAAATCTGATTACGTTGTACGTTTCCAAGGCGGAGACAACGCTGGTCACACGGTTTATGTGGGTGAGGAGAAATTTGTTTTGCACCTTCTTCCTTCAGGAGTTTTGCAGTGTAAAGGGAAATGTATCATTGCCAATGGAGTAGTGGTAAATCCTAAGTCTTTCATTAAAGAGGTGGGTCAGATTGAAAGCAAAGGCTTGAGAACAGACCACATTTTTATCAGCAGAAGAGCGCATGTTATCATGCCTTACCACATTCTTTTGGATACTTACCGTGAGGAAGAGCACGGAGGAACTCAGATCGGAACCACCAAAAAAGGAATCGGACCTTGCTATGAAGATAAAATTGCAAGAATCGGTATCAGAATGGTAGATCTTTTGAATCCTGAGATTTTAAGAGATAAAATTGAGAAAAACTTAAAAGTTAAAAACTCACTTTTCGAAAAATATTACGGAAAACCGACTTTAGATGTTGAAGAAATCTACAACGAATATTTAGAAATCGGAAAACAGCTTCAGGAAAGAATCGTTGATACTGAATTGGAGCTTAATGAAGCGATCAGAGACGGTAAAAACGTATTGTTCGAAGGAGCTCAGGCTTTGATGCTTGATATCGACTTCGGAACATATCCTTACGTTACTTCATCTTCTCCGTCAACTGGAGGAGTTTGTACAGGAGCAGGTGTTCCGCCAACTTCATTGAAAAATCTGATCGGTGTTGCGAAAGCATATTGTACAAGAGTCGGAAACGGACCTTTCCCTTCTGAATTGGACAATGAGCTAGGAGAAAGCATCAGACAGATCGGTGGTGAGTTCGGAGCGACTACAGGTAGACCAAGAAGAACAGGTTGGTTAGACCTAGTTTCTTTGAAGCACGCTTGTATGATCAACGGAATCAATAATTTAGTGATTACGAAACTAGACGTTCTTACAGGAATTGAAAACCTGAAAATCGTTACCCATTACAAAACTGAAGATGGAAAAATCATCGATTATTTCACTTCTTCAACAGAAAAATTATACAACTACGAGCCAATCTACCAAGATTTACCGGGTTGGAAAGAAGATCTTACCAAAGTAAGAAGCTACGACGAACTTCCGGATACTGCTCAGAAATATATCGAGTTTATCGAAAAGTATTTAGGAATCAATGTTTACTTAGTTTCTGTAGGGCCAGAAAGAAGCCAGAACATTATCAGAAAAGAATTATTCTAAGAAGAAAATAATTTTCATATAAAATCAAAAGAGACTGTCAACCGATAGTCTCTTTTCTGTTTCATTAAAGAAGCATGAATAATAAAAAAATATTCTTAATCTTGTAAATTTCCAGCCCTATCTTCCATCTTCCTTTCTTTTGAAGCTTTTTCCCGCTGGTAATTTACACTGAGCGAAGTCGAAGTGCTATATCTTTTTTGTTTTTCCCAATGCTAATTTCCCTCACAAAAAAAAACAAAAAAGGATGCCGTTCCCATCGGGGCTAGGATTTTAGTCATAATTTCAATGTTTCGTTATTCAAGATAATTTTTTTGTACGGATGTGTAAGAAATTTTCCTCCCTTTAAAGTAGAGGTAGATAAAATTTCTTTTTGAAAAAACTCGAATGTCAAGAAATTCAATGTATCATGACTTATACAATTCATCATCAATAAGTTCCGAATATATGCTTCCTCAAAATCCTATTCAATAAATAGTTAATTTTATAATTCATCACACATTTTAACAAAATGATTCTGTTTTGATAAATTTTTGGCAAATATTTTGATATTGTTTCAATAATTAATTCAAAGAATATAGAAAACTAATAATCGCAATATATTAACAATTTTAATTTTTATCGTGATGAAACACCTACTAGAAAATCAGGAATTTCGATTGAATGAAATCCTATTTGAAAACCGTAACAAACAATACGGTGCTTATGTTTTAAGAAATGAATCAGACAGAATTTTAACGAAATCACTTTTTATAGGGGTGAGTCTTCTGGCGGCAATGTCTATTACGCCCATGATTATTTCGGCGTTTAAAACTACCGAAATTATTTCAGATACTGGAATTTCTGATCTTCCGCCGATGATAATCCCTGATGATCCAACTGTAAAGCCACCAGTTGCTCCAACGCAACCTGCTTCAGCTCCGGTAAAAACTTTCGATGACAGAATTCCTGAGCCGACAGCAAATCCTACTAACGAGCAAGTTGTAGAAAAGATTGATGGCGCAGTAGCAGGTGTGAAAAATAATCCGGATGGGGTAGTTGCACCACCGGATGTTTATGTGCCTACAACTCCAACAATCGGAACAGGACCAGTGATTAATCACGTGCAACCACCAAAAGTTGAAGTTCCGAAAGATCCAATGGATATCGAAGTTGCTGCTGTACCGGCGGATTTTGAAGGTGGTATAGATTCTTTTAGAAATAAAGTAATAAATAAATTTGATACTTCAGCATTTGAAGAGCAAAACAGCGTAGCCACTGTGGTTACATTCATTGTAGAGACAAACGGAACTATTTCAGATATCAAAACCAACGGAAAAGATGCATCTTTCAATGCAGAAGCAATAAGAAGCATCAAAGCTGTAAAAGGAAAATGGATTCCGGGTAAAAATAAAAAAGGGGAAGCGGTAAGAAGCTACTTTAAGTTTCCCATTTCCATGAAGTTCGATAATTAAGATTATTCAAAACAAATCTTTTCACTTATCCACAAAATACTATTTTTTGTGGATAATTTTTTTTATGTCTAAAATCCTTATTAACAATATTTTAACTCAACTTTCGTTTTAGTCGTTCCTTGAAAGCAGAGAAAAAAGTGTATTTTTGAAACTTAAAGTTCAAGCAATGGCAAAAATCATAGGTATCGCTAATCAAAAAGGGGGTGTAGGAAAAACTACAACCGCTGTTAATTTAGCCGCAGCATTAGGGGTATTAGAAAAGAAAATATTAATCATCGATGCAGATCCGCAGGCTAATGCGACTTCTGGTCTTGGGGTAGAAGAGGTTCAGTATTCTACATATAACCTTTTGGAACACAGTGTTGAGACGAGAAACTGTATCCAGAGAACGACGACTCCCAATTTAGATATTGTACCTTCTCATATCGATTTGGTTGCCGCAGAAATTGAATTGGTAGACAAAGATAACCGTGAGTACATGCTGAAAAAAGCTTTAGCAACGGTAAGAGATGATTACGATTATATCATCATCGATTGTGCACCAAGTTTAGGTTTGATTACGGTCAACGCATTGACAGCGGCAGATTCTGTAATTATCCCGATTCAATGTGAGTACTTTGCTTTGGAAGGTTTGGGTAAACTTTTGAATACCATTAAGAACGTTCAGAAAATTCATAATAAAGATTTAGATATCGAAGGATTGCTTTTGACGATGTATGACAGCCGTTTAAGATTGTCAAATCAGGTCGTAGAAGAAGTACACGCTCACTTCCCGGAAATGGTTTTTGAAACCATCATCAGCAGAAATGTGAGATTGAGCGAAGCACCAAGTTTCGGTGAAAGTATCTTAAACTACGATGCAGAAAGCAAAGGAGCGATTCAATATCTTCAGTTAGCAGAAGAGGTTCTGTTGAAAAACGAAAATTTAGTAAAGAATTAAATAAAAGTTAAAAGCTGTAACACTGAGCTGGTCGAAGTGCAAAAGCAAATAGCCATATGCAAAATATGAAAGACAAGAAAAGAGCGATGGGACGTGGTTTGGGTGCTATTTTGAGTGCTGAATCAAAGGCTACGGTAAATTCTGCAACGGATGAAGGAGCAGAAAACTTTGTAGGAAATATCATGGAAGTTTCCATTGAAGATATTTATCCTAATCCCACGCAGCCAAGAACTTATTTTGACGAAAAAGCATTAAATGAGCTTGCACAGTCTATCAAAAATCTTGGAGTAATTCAGCCGATTACTTTAAGAAAAGACGGTGAAAAGTTTGAAATCATATCAGGAGAAAGACGTTTCAGAGCGAGTAAAATTGCGGGCTTAACATCTGTTCCAGCCTATATTCGTTTGGTGAATGATCAGGAGCTTTTAGAAATGGCTCTTGTTGAAAATATTCAGCGTGAAGATCTTGATTCAATCGAAATTGCTTTGACCTACCAAAGGTTGATGGAAGAAATCGGGATGACTCAGGAAAATCTAAGCCAAAGAGTAGGAAAAGACAGAAGTACGATTACCAACTCGATTAGATTGTTAAGACTAAATCCGGATATTCAAAACGCCATCAGAAGCGGTGAAATCTCTGCGGGACATGGTAGAGCGATCATCAGTCTTGAAAATGAAGAGCATCAGCAGGCGTTATTTGAATTAATTATCAAAGAAAAACTGAATGTTCGTCAAACTGAGCAGGCAGCAATCGCTTTTAAAAATCCAAAATCTCCGGCCGCTAAAAAAGCAAAAGTGGAACTTTCTAATAATTATAAGAGAGCACAAAAAACAATTGCAGATATTCTTGAGGTAAAAGTTGAAATCAAAACAGTCGGAACCGGTAAGAAAGGGAAAATTGTTTTAGATTTTAAAAATGAAGATGAGCTGGAATATATTTTATCTCATATTAAATAGATGAAAAAAATCTTTTTCACACTTTTTTTATGTTTATCTGTGATTACTTTTTCACAGGTTACCCGAAACGATACAATCCGTCTGGAAACTGTTCCAATGGACAGTGTTTCTGTAAAAGAAACTCCCAAAACATCGGTTGTTGAAAGCATAGAAAAAGCAAATGCTCCGGCGAAAGTAATCGTTAAAAAACTTAATCCTACAAAAGCAGGTTTGTATTCTGCAGTTTTGCCGGGATTGGGACAGTTTTACAATAAAAAATACTGGAAAATCCCCGTCGTTTGGGGAGCAGTTGGTGTAGGAGCAGGAATCGCAATCTGGAATCAAAACCGATATTTAGAATACAGAGAATATTACATCGCAAAGCTCAACGGAACTCCCAATGAATTTGTTGACAGTAATCCAAGGTTAGATAAAATTGCTTTGGCGAATGCTCAGGACAGATCAAAGAGACAGAGAGATTATGCCATTGCGATTACCGGACTTATTTATATTTTAAACATCGTTGACGCTGTTGTGGATGCGCATTTGTATGAAGGTCGTAAAGATCCGGATTTGACGTTTACTCCGGCAATTATTTATGATGAGTTCGGAAACAATCCGCCAAAAACAGGATTGAGTTTAAATTTCAAGTTTTAAAACTTTTTAGATATGAAAATAGCACTAGTTGGATATGGGAAAATGGGCAAAATCATTGACGAAATTGCCACAAAAAGAGGACATGAAGTTGTCGCCCGCTTAAAAGAAACTCCAACTGCTGAAAATTTAAATAATCCTGATGTTGTTATTGAATTTTCTTTACCTGAAGTAGCTTTTGATAACATTAAAGCTTGTCTGGAAAATAAAGTTCCTGTAATCTGCGGAACAACAGGCTGGCTGGAAAGAAAATCTGAGATAGAAAATTTAGCCATAGAAAACGGAACCGCATTTTTGTATGGTTCTAATTTCAGTTTAGGGGTGAATTTATTTTTTGCTTTAAACGAGAAGTTGGCAGATTTAATGAAAAGCGTCGACGAATATTCTTGCCAGTTGGAAGAAATTCATCACATTCACAAATTAGATGCACCAAGCGGAACTGCAATTTCTTTAGCTGAAGGAATTTTTAAAAATAATTCAAAATATGATGCGTGGAAGCTTGAAGAAACTCAGGATAAGCAATTGGGAATTTTTGCCATCCGTGAAGATGAGGTTCCGGGTACGCACAGTGTGTTCTACAGAAGCGAAGTGGATGAAATTGAAATAAAACACACCGCATTCAACAGAAACGGTTTTGCGTTAGGCGCTGTCGTTGCTGCAGAATGGATTAAAGATAAAAAAGGAAATTTCACTATGAAAGACGTTTTGGGACTTTAATTTTGTAACAAAATCGCAATTTTACAAACTAATTATAGAGATTTGTGTAATCATTAATTATCTTACACATTATCATTACTTATATTACAGATTAGGCACAAAAATTTATGAATTATTTTTTAACGTACACAGTTTATGTTCTCATTTTATCAGTATTGATGGGGATTTCCACTTGGAAGCTGTTCAAGAAAATGGGGTATAGTCCTTTATTGGCATTTGTACCTTTCTACAATTATTTCATTATATTAAAAGAAACAAAACATCCGAAATGGTGGGCGATTTTATCTTATTTGCCAATCGTGGGACCGATTATGATGTCTGTTTTCCATATTTATTTAATGAAAAAATTTGGAAAAAATCTTGTTCAGCATCAGGTTCTGACGATTATTTTGCCTTTTATCTACATGGCGACTGTCAATTATTCTAAAGATGTAGAGCTGGAAGACGAAAATGATTTATACCTTACAGATGAGGAGAAAGCATCTAAGAAAAAAGATACATTTATAGGATCTATCACTTTTGCAGTGGTATTTGCTACCATTATTCACGTGTTTTTCACCCAGCCTTTTGGGATTCCAACGGGTTCAATGGAGCGTACACTTTTGGTAGGAGATTTTCTATTTGTAAATAAATGGAGCTACGGTTACAGATTGCCGATGCGTCCTTTAGCAATCCCATTCTTACAAGGAACTATTCTCGATACAGGCGAAAAAGGTAACCCGAAAGACGATCCAAAATCTTATGTGGAAGCTGTGAAATTGCCTTACGAAAGAATTTTCCAATTCAGCAAACCTCAGAAAACGGATATTGTAGTTTTTAATTATCCAAGAGATTCTGTACACGTTTCGCTTGACCGTGCCGATCCTTATGTGAAAAGATGTGTCGCTGTTGCAGGTGATACTTTTGAAATGCGTGACGGCAAAATGTTTATCAATGGTAAACCTGAGATATTTCTTGGCGATCAGGAAGTTCAGCACAGATATATTGTCAATACAGGAAGTCAGCTTGATATTCCAGGTTTGTATAAAATTTTCGGATTTTTACCTGTTCAGGAAGGTCAAAACCAACAAGGTGGATTTGTATATTATTTTCAGGGTCTGACTAAAAAGATGGCTGGTGAAATTAAGAAACTTCCGCAAGTGATTGATATGCAGGAACACATTCAGCCAAAAGGTGAATCTGCAGTTGCTTATCGTGATGAGACCAAAATGAAAATTGATACCACCAATTCAATCTTCCCAATCAACAGCGGATGGAACCAGGATCAATATGGTCCTCTTAAGATTCCTAAAAAAGGTGATGTTGTAGCCATCAATGACAAAACTTTACCGGAATATCAGTGGATCATCAAAAACTACGAGCACAATACTTTAGAAAATAAAAACGGTAAAATTTTTATTAACGGAAAAGAAACTAATCAGTATACGATTCAACAAGACTACTACATGATGGTTGGGGATAACAGAGACGCGTCATTAGATGCAAGGTTCTTTGGTTTTGTTCCGGAAGAGAATATCGTTGGGAAACCAATGTTTACATGGATGAGTGTGGAAGGAGCTTTCAAAGATTCACAGTCTTCTTACCAAGCTGACGGAATGAGAGTTCGTTGGGACAGAATGTTTAAAGCAACCAATACTGGTGAAGCTAACAAAACTTCATACTGGTGGATTGCCGCTCTGATTCTTGTACTTTTCTTTGGATGGGAGTATATTGTAAAACTTTTCGGAAAGAAAAAAACAGAAGACGAATTATAACTAAATTTGTAAACTAAAATAAAATGAAGTATTTGAAAAAGTACTTCATTTTTATATATAATGATAATGAAGAACGTATTATTACCGGTATTTTATCTACCGCCTATCTCATGGTTTTCAGTTTTTTTAGATCCTGAAAATGAAGTGACCTTTGAGCAGTACGAAAGCTTTCCAAAACAGACGTACAGAAACAGAACCAATATCTATGGGGCAAACGGTAAGCTATCCCTTGTTATTCCCATCAATCATACAGGAAAAAGAGAAATGAAGGATACTGAAATTTCTTACAGAGAAGATTGGTTGAAGATTCATTGGAAATCGATCAAAAATGTTTACCAAGGTTCGGCTTACTTTGAATATTATGAAGACAAATTTGAAGTTCTTTATGAGAAGAAAGAAAAATTCTTGCTAGATTTTAATTTAAAAAGTATTGACATTATCCAGAAAATACTAAAGACAGAAAAGGCACAATCTTTGAATGAAGAATATATCAAAAATCCGTCTGAGATTAATTTTCGTGAAAAATTTTCTACGAAAGTTGAAACAGAATTTGAGATGGAAGAATATTATCAAACTTTCACAGATAAATATGGTTTTTTAAAAGATTTATCAATTTTAGATCTTATATGTAATAAAGGGCCAGAATCTGTGACTTATCTTAAAAATATTAAATAATTCTAGTAAAATGAAGAAAATAGTATTGGCTGCTGTCTTTTTAGCAGGTTTTAGTTTCGCAAATGCACAAGGAGCAAAAGCTATGGCTGTTGATCCAAAAGAAGATAAAGATTTAATGACTTGGTATCATAAAGATTTTGCCACTTCAAAAGTATATGGTGTAAATACCGAAAACGCTTATAAATATCTTGAATCTAAAGGTCTTAAACCTAAAACAGTTGTTGTAGGTGTCTTAGACAGCGGTGTTCAGGTTGATCATCCTGGATTAGTGAAAAATATTTGGTCAAACCCAAATGAAGTTCCGAATAACGGTAAAGATGATGACGGAAACGGATATATTGACGACGTTCACGGTTGGAATTTCATCGGAGGCAAAAACGGAGATATTGGGGTTGATAATATGGAAGTAACGAGAGTTGTTGCTAAATACAAGCCGGTCTTCGAAGGCGATGATTCTACAAAAAACAAAGCAAATCAAGCAAAGATGCCAGAAGAGTTTGCTATGTATATGAAGTCGAAAGAACTTTTTACTAAAAAAAGTGTTGATGCAAGACAATCATTCCAACAAGCAAGCATGGTTAACGATGCAATTCCGGAAATGGTTAAAATGCTGAACGGAAAACCATTGACGAAAGAAAACCTCGCATCTATAAAACCCACTGAGCAAAAACAGGCAATTGGTCTTCAAGTTCTAAATAACTTAGCACAGAGTCCTGAATTTGCAGGAAAATCTCCTGCAGAAGTAGAGAAAATGTTAAAAGAGGAGGTTAAAGGTGCAATGGATCACTTTGGTCCTATGGCTCAGCAGTATGATCTTTCATTTGATCCGAGAGCAGAAATTGTAGGTGATAACTACGATGACTACTCTGAAAAAAATTACGGAAATAACCACTATCAAGGTCTGGACGCCGAACACGGAACTCACGTATCAGGGATTATTGCAGGTTTGCCACAAGGTAAAGAAGTGCAATATGGTGTAGCTTCAAAAGTAGCTAAAATCATGGTTGTAAGAACAGTTCCTAATGGGGATGAGAGAGATAAAGACGTTGCCAATGCCATCAGATATGCAGTTGATAATGGTGCTAAAGTTTTGAATATGAGCTTTGGTAAACCGGTTTCTCCGGGTAAAAATGTGGTTTGGGATGCATTTAAATATGCTGATGATAAAGGAGTTCTCTTGGTGAAAGCTGCTGGGAATGAAAACGAAGATGTTGCTGAGCAGTTAGCATATCCTACCAACTTTAAAAATGTGACTGACGCAGCTCCTTTTGTAGATAATGTTTTAGTTGTGGGTGCAAGTACCAATAGAAACAATGAGTTGAGAGCAGGTTTCTCAAATTATAATAAAAATATGGTCAATGTATTTGCTCCGGGTGAAGAGATCTATTCTACAGTTCCAAATAATGAATACAGTTATCAGCAAGGAACTTCAATGGCTTCTCCTGTGGTTGCTGGTGCTGCGGCTGTATTATTGGCTTATATGCCAAACCTAAAACCTGCGCAGATCATCGAGGCTTTAGTTAAAACAAGTAACATAAGCACAGAAAACGAGTTTGGGCAAAAATCTCAGGCTGGTGGTGTGATTGATGTGAAAAAAGCAGCAGAATATGCTTTTACTAATTTCTATAACGGAAAATCATCTTCAGTGAAAAAACCTGCAAAAGCTAAAAAAGCGGTAAGAAAATAATAATCAAATACTTATTTGAAGATCATATCAAAAGCCCGATTTCTTCGGGCTTTTATTTTTTTTAAGAATTTGCTTTGGCACGGTTTTTTATACTAACTTTATGAATAATAAACAAATCGATAAAATCGCTTTTCGGTTTTATCTGATATAAAAAAAAACATATGAAAAAGTTATTACTTGCGGGAATTTTGGGAACATCACTTTTTGCTGTGTCTTGTTCCACGGTTAAAAAAGGTGCAGACGCACAGAGCAACAGATCAGAATTTCTTAAAATGAAAGGAGATTTCCAAATTGTAAGCATCGAGTACGACAAGCAATATAAAATCAAGCCTTTTGATGAAGGCGCAGATGCACAATGTTTCGTTGGGAGTCACTGGAGATTCATTCCAAATAATTATACAGGAGCATATACATTAAACGGTGGCGGTAACTGCCCTGCATTGACTCAGCCAATTAAATTTGAAGTAAAAGACGGAAACACATTTTTATTCAAAAAAATTCAGGACGGAACAAAAGCTAAACAAAATACTGTAGGTTACACACTTGATGTAATCAATATGACAACAGATCAGTTTTCATTAGAGCAAAATGTACCATTTGATGGAAGTACAGTAAGAGTTGTTTACAACTTTGAAAGAGCTGGAATGAAATAATTTAACTATTTAAAATAAACATAATGAAATTTAATAAAACATATATAGGAGCATTTTTCTTATCATCAGCATTATTGCTTACAAGCTGTGAGGCTGTACAGAATTCTAATCATCAGCAAAGAGGTACCGCAGTAGGTGTTGCTTCCGGAGCTGTAATTGGTGGTGTTCTTGGGAACAATGTAGGTAAAGGTAAAAATGCAGCATTAGGTGCTGTTCTAGGAGGTATTATCGGTGGTGTTGCAGGTAACGTTATCGGTAACAAAATGGATAAACAGGCTAAAGACATTAAAGAAACTTTACCTGGTGCAGAAGTAGAAAGAGTAGGTGATGGTATTAAAATCACGATGAATGAAAGCATTGTTACTTTTGCGTTTGATTCTTCTGATCTTACATCATTAGCAAAAACAAACTTAGATAAGTTAACTCAGGTGTTAGTAAATAATCCTGACACAAACATCAACATTTATGGTCACACAGACAGCAAAGGTGCTGATGATTATAATCAAAAGCTTTCTGAAAGAAGAGCTAATTCCGTGAGATCTTACTTAATGTCAAAAGGAATTTCTTCAAGCAGACTTTTTGCTTTAGGTGAAGGTGAAGCTATGCCTGTAGCATCAAATGATACAGATGCTGGTAGAGCTAAAAACAGAAGAGTAGAGTTTGCTATTACAGCAAATGAAAAAATGATTAATGACGCTCAGCAAGGGCAGTAATCGTTAACATATAAATATTATCATAAAAGACCGCCTTGGCGGTTTTTTTTGTATTTTTAAACGGCATTTTTTTTGGTTTAAAATCACTATTTTTGCAAACGAAATTACATAAATGAAAAAATATCTAAAACTACTTCGTGTAGAGCAATGGGTGAAAAATCTATTTGTTTTTGTGCCTTTGTTTTTTTCGGGAAGTATTCAAAATATAGACCTGCTTACAAAAAGTATCTTTGCATTCGTCATTTTCTCTCTGGCGGCAAGTGTTGTTTATATTCTGAATGACTACAATGATATCGAAGCAGATCGCCAACACCCGGAAAAAAGAAGAAGACCTTTGGCAAGCGGTGCTATCTCAAAAAGAAAAGCACTGAGTATTCTTGCAGGTTTAATCGGTTTAGATATCGCTCTGATCTTCTTTGCACAATTTAGTTTCAATGAAAGCCTGTGGAAGTTTGCAGCCATTATTGGGATTTATTTTGTGATGAATCTTGCCTATACCTTTAAGCTGAAACACGTTCCCATTATCGATATATTCATCATTGCCACAGGATTTGTTCTTAGAGTTCAGGCAGGCGGATATATTACAGGAATCTTTATTTCTCAGTGGGCAACTTTATTGACTTTTGTGCTAGCATTGGTTTTAGCCATCGGAAAAAGACGTGGCGAACTGATTAATGCTCAGGTTTCAGGCAAAACAAGAAAAGCGCTTGATGGTTACAATGTACAGTTTGCAGACATTGCACTTTCTATTTCAGTGACATTGGCAATTGTCTGTTATCTGATGTTTACATTATCTCCGGAAATTCAGCTTAAATTACATAAAGCCGTATTTTACACGGTGATTTTTGTTGTTTTCGCTTTTTTAAGATATTTACAGCAAACGTTGGTGTACAACAGAACCGAATCTCCCACAAAAATTGTTTACAGAGATCGATATATTCAGGTTACATTATTATTATGGGTTGCCGCATTTTTAATTCTAATTTATTTTAAATAATGGAATTGAGCAGACTAAA contains:
- a CDS encoding restriction endonuclease, which gives rise to MQNNIKEKIISDIIDFEEKKSIYTPIEAENALINILKPLLSSQGYEILHNDQRRDYNGVDFVGIRGDEKLGIEYKHYKSLVGSKEVRSLIGSAIISSFDKVILLSSSSFTKNAFEIAEQIDPVAIELMDINSLKSWVSKIEANYDESEVIKIITTASKKIIELISKNPRTLDEIEWRDLERVMAEIFEGIGFKTKLTPSSKDGGKDIILECQSIINNKSFIVEIKHWRSKQKVGEKMIKDFLKIITKEKRDAGLFLSTYGYTENAIESITEIERQKIRFGQEDKIISLCKTYIKKKSGIWEDNNELSEILFFETI
- a CDS encoding adenylosuccinate synthase produces the protein MSTYVVVGLQYGDEGKGKITDVLSAKSDYVVRFQGGDNAGHTVYVGEEKFVLHLLPSGVLQCKGKCIIANGVVVNPKSFIKEVGQIESKGLRTDHIFISRRAHVIMPYHILLDTYREEEHGGTQIGTTKKGIGPCYEDKIARIGIRMVDLLNPEILRDKIEKNLKVKNSLFEKYYGKPTLDVEEIYNEYLEIGKQLQERIVDTELELNEAIRDGKNVLFEGAQALMLDIDFGTYPYVTSSSPSTGGVCTGAGVPPTSLKNLIGVAKAYCTRVGNGPFPSELDNELGESIRQIGGEFGATTGRPRRTGWLDLVSLKHACMINGINNLVITKLDVLTGIENLKIVTHYKTEDGKIIDYFTSSTEKLYNYEPIYQDLPGWKEDLTKVRSYDELPDTAQKYIEFIEKYLGINVYLVSVGPERSQNIIRKELF
- a CDS encoding energy transducer TonB, with the protein product MKHLLENQEFRLNEILFENRNKQYGAYVLRNESDRILTKSLFIGVSLLAAMSITPMIISAFKTTEIISDTGISDLPPMIIPDDPTVKPPVAPTQPASAPVKTFDDRIPEPTANPTNEQVVEKIDGAVAGVKNNPDGVVAPPDVYVPTTPTIGTGPVINHVQPPKVEVPKDPMDIEVAAVPADFEGGIDSFRNKVINKFDTSAFEEQNSVATVVTFIVETNGTISDIKTNGKDASFNAEAIRSIKAVKGKWIPGKNKKGEAVRSYFKFPISMKFDN
- a CDS encoding ParA family protein is translated as MAKIIGIANQKGGVGKTTTAVNLAAALGVLEKKILIIDADPQANATSGLGVEEVQYSTYNLLEHSVETRNCIQRTTTPNLDIVPSHIDLVAAEIELVDKDNREYMLKKALATVRDDYDYIIIDCAPSLGLITVNALTAADSVIIPIQCEYFALEGLGKLLNTIKNVQKIHNKDLDIEGLLLTMYDSRLRLSNQVVEEVHAHFPEMVFETIISRNVRLSEAPSFGESILNYDAESKGAIQYLQLAEEVLLKNENLVKN
- a CDS encoding ParB/RepB/Spo0J family partition protein — encoded protein: MKDKKRAMGRGLGAILSAESKATVNSATDEGAENFVGNIMEVSIEDIYPNPTQPRTYFDEKALNELAQSIKNLGVIQPITLRKDGEKFEIISGERRFRASKIAGLTSVPAYIRLVNDQELLEMALVENIQREDLDSIEIALTYQRLMEEIGMTQENLSQRVGKDRSTITNSIRLLRLNPDIQNAIRSGEISAGHGRAIISLENEEHQQALFELIIKEKLNVRQTEQAAIAFKNPKSPAAKKAKVELSNNYKRAQKTIADILEVKVEIKTVGTGKKGKIVLDFKNEDELEYILSHIK
- a CDS encoding DUF5683 domain-containing protein gives rise to the protein MKKIFFTLFLCLSVITFSQVTRNDTIRLETVPMDSVSVKETPKTSVVESIEKANAPAKVIVKKLNPTKAGLYSAVLPGLGQFYNKKYWKIPVVWGAVGVGAGIAIWNQNRYLEYREYYIAKLNGTPNEFVDSNPRLDKIALANAQDRSKRQRDYAIAITGLIYILNIVDAVVDAHLYEGRKDPDLTFTPAIIYDEFGNNPPKTGLSLNFKF
- the dapB gene encoding 4-hydroxy-tetrahydrodipicolinate reductase encodes the protein MKIALVGYGKMGKIIDEIATKRGHEVVARLKETPTAENLNNPDVVIEFSLPEVAFDNIKACLENKVPVICGTTGWLERKSEIENLAIENGTAFLYGSNFSLGVNLFFALNEKLADLMKSVDEYSCQLEEIHHIHKLDAPSGTAISLAEGIFKNNSKYDAWKLEETQDKQLGIFAIREDEVPGTHSVFYRSEVDEIEIKHTAFNRNGFALGAVVAAEWIKDKKGNFTMKDVLGL